A segment of the Anaerolineae bacterium genome:
GCATGTCCACGTGCGCATAGTGGCGCTTCTCCGTCTCGTACTCTACGTGCGCAATGTTGATCGTGATGCCCCGCGCCTTCTCTTCCGGCGCATTGTCAATCGAGTCAAACGGCCGATATTCGCCCTTGCCTATCAAGGCACAATACTTGGTGATCGCCGCCGTTAGCGTCGTCTTCCCATGGTCGATGTGTCCCATCGTCCCTACATTCATGTGCGGCTTCGTCCGTTCGTACTTCTGCTTTGCCATGCAACTCTCCTTTGTCCGGTATATAAATCCTTATTCTCTCAAAGTTTATCTAACGTAATCTAAAATTGCCCGAGCGACATTTTCTGGCACTCGTGCATAATGATCGAATTCCATCGAAAAGACCCCTCGCCCTTGCGTTGCTGACCGTAAATCGGTAGCATAGCCAAACATTTCTGCTAACGGGACATAGGCTCTAACCGAGTGCGTATTGCCGGGACGGGGTTCCATACCCAGAATCTCACCTCGCCTGGCATTGAGTTGACCGATGATCTCACCTAAAAATTCTTCTGGCATGATGACTTCCACTTTCATAATCGGTTCCTGCAAGATCGGCTCGCCGCGCTGGACGCCATTCTTGAAAGCCAGAGAAGCTGCCATTTTGAAAGCCATCTCATTCGAGTCGACCTCATGGTAAGAGCCATCCACCAGGGTTACCACAATATCCGTTACCGGATAGCCGGCCAACACACCCGATTCGGCTGCTTCACGGACACCTTTCTCAACCGCCGGGATAAATTCAGCCGGGATAACACCGCCTTTGATCTCGTTAATGAAACGGATCCCGCTGCCCGGTTCAGCCGGTTCGAGATTTAATACCACATGTCCATACATGCCACGCCCACCCGTTTGCTTGACATACCGATATTCGGCACCCATTACCGGCACCGAGATCGACTCGCGGTAAGCAACTTGCGGTTTCCCAACCCGGGCTTGAACGCGGTATTCCCGTAACATGCGGTCAACCAGCACCTCCAGGTGCAATTCACCCATCCCTGAAATGATCGTCTGGCCTGTTTCTTCATCCGTCCGCACCCGAAATGTCGGGTCTTCTTCAGCCAGCTTCCGCAGGGCATCTGCCATTTTGTCTTGATCGGCGGTCGTTTTGGGCTCAATGGCAACCGAGATCACCGGCTCCGGAAAGGTAATTGTCTCTAATAATATCGGATGCGAGGCATCACATAGTGTGTCGCCAGTGAACGAATCGCGCAACCCGAGAACAGCGCCAATATCACCAGCGCACAGCTCATCAATGTCCTCGCGGCGGTCTGCATACATGCGCAACAACCGTCCGATACGCTCCCTTTTTTCTTTGGCAGAATTATAGACGGTACTGGCTTGAACCAGCTTGCCAGAATACACCCGCAGGTAAGCCAGTCTTCCCATGTAGGGGTCTGCTACGATTTTAAAGACCAGTGCGCTCAGGGGCTCGTCATCTCGAGCATGACGCTCGATCACCTCCCCGGTGCGCGGATGGGTTCCCTTTACAGGCGGAATATCCAAAGGTGAGGGGAGATACTCCACAATCCCATCCAAAAGGGGCTGAACACCCTTATTTCTTAAGGAACTACCGCAAAAAACCGCCGTGGCTTTGCCAGAGATGACTGCCCGCCGCAGAGCTGCTTTGAGATCTTGAGGTGTAATTTCGCTTCCTTCAAGATACTTA
Coding sequences within it:
- a CDS encoding Translation elongation factor G codes for the protein MSRRLPLERVRNIGIIAHIDAGKTTTTERILFYTGKTHRIGSVDEGTTVTDWMEQERERGITIVSAAVTAEWNGTQINIIDTPGHIDFTAEVQRSLRVLDGGVVIFDAVQGVEPQSETVWRQADRYGVPRICFVNKMDRVGASYERSVGMIRQRLGANPIAVQLPIGDEANFRGVVDLIEEVAIVWEDDLGKEPLRVPIPEELMEQARVERERMVEQIAELDDDLTIKYLEGSEITPQDLKAALRRAVISGKATAVFCGSSLRNKGVQPLLDGIVEYLPSPLDIPPVKGTHPRTGEVIERHARDDEPLSALVFKIVADPYMGRLAYLRVYSGKLVQASTVYNSAKEKRERIGRLLRMYADRREDIDELCAGDIGAVLGLRDSFTGDTLCDASHPILLETITFPEPVISVAIEPKTTADQDKMADALRKLAEEDPTFRVRTDEETGQTIISGMGELHLEVLVDRMLREYRVQARVGKPQVAYRESISVPVMGAEYRYVKQTGGRGMYGHVVLNLEPAEPGSGIRFINEIKGGVIPAEFIPAVEKGVREAAESGVLAGYPVTDIVVTLVDGSYHEVDSNEMAFKMAASLAFKNGVQRGEPILQEPIMKVEVIMPEEFLGEIIGQLNARRGEILGMEPRPGNTHSVRAYVPLAEMFGYATDLRSATQGRGVFSMEFDHYARVPENVARAILDYVR